GGAGCATGGCGAGCCCCTGCGCGGCCACCACCGAGCCCACCGAGCTGTTGCTGCCGCGGAGGTCGAAGGCGACCACGCTCTGCGCCGCCGTCGACATGAAGAAGGCCAGGAACGAGAAGAAGGTGCGGATCCAGAGGATCCGGAAGTCGCGCAGGCGCAGCGCGGCGAAGGTCCCGCCACTAGCGCAGCGCGGCGATCAATCGGTCGAGGTCCGCGTGATCGCCCGCCTCGCGGCTGCGGTGCGCGAATGCGACGCCTCCGCCGCGCCGGATCACGAAGCTGCCGCCGAGCTGGAAGGCGTCGCCCTGCACGCCCTTCTGCCGCGACCCCTTTGCCAATGCGCGAACGCCGTTCGTGATCAGGCGCGGTGAGAGCAGCTCCATGAATCCGCGCCGCAGCCCAG
This is a stretch of genomic DNA from Deltaproteobacteria bacterium. It encodes these proteins:
- a CDS encoding redoxin domain-containing protein; translation: MFCREQVAQLRDRAAEIRETGAEIAVVGNGSRYFAMIFREDLGVDFPIFIDPDLRAYRAAGLRRGFMELLSPRLITNGVRALAKGSRQKGVQGDAFQLGGSFVIRRGGGVAFAHRSREAGDHADLDRLIAALR